The following is a genomic window from Petrotoga mexicana DSM 14811.
AATTTTTCTGGGTTTTTCGTTATGTGTATATAATTGTTAATTTTTTCTTTTTCGTATACTTTGAGCATTAATTCATCTATTTCGTTTGAACCTAGGCTTCCGCCAAAGACTAATATACATCTTTTATTTAGATCATTTATTCCAAAATTAAGCAAGTAAGACCGTGGTATTTCGTTTTCAGGCGTTCTTACAGGATTGCCTGTAAGAATAAACTTGTCGTTCGTCTTGGTTTGCTCGTAACTTACAAAAACTTTTTTTGCCCATCTAGATAGTACTTTATTGGATATTCCAAGTGTTGAATTTTGTTCATGAAGATAAAAAGGAATATTTTGTTTTTTTAAAGCTAAACCAACGGGAACAGTTACGTACCCACCTGTTAGAAATCCAAATACAGGTTTGAATTCTTTTATTATTTTTTCAACTTTATGTGTATCCTTCAGAACTTCAAAGGCTCTATTTATATTTTTAAAGTTGTATAAAGGCCTTTCTAGACCTTTGGTATTTAAAGGAATTAACTTTGCTTTTGGAAAGTCGGTAGGCAACTTTTTTTCTTCAATTCTTCCTTTTGTAGTAAAATATATTACCTCTAACTTATTATAATATTTATTTAAATATTTTAAAACAGATAGAGCAGGGTAATAATGTCCTCCTGTACCTCCTCCCGAAAAAACAACTTTTAATTCTTTATTCTTCCCCATCTGTGCTTGTCAACTCCGAATTATGATATATTAATCCTAGTCCCCACCCTATAGATGTTAATGTAACTATCATAGAAGAATTTCCATAGCTTACCATTGGAAGCGTTACCCCTGTAACTGGCATCCATGGTACTCCCAATCCGACCAACGTGTTTATGACAACTTGAATGAAGATCCAAGAAGCTGTAGCTCCACAGAATATGAAAGTACCGTGATCTTTGGTAAGATAAGCTAGATACACAAGTTCATGAGATAGAAAAAAGAATAGAGTTAGAACCATCACTATCCCTAATTTTCCCCATTCTTCTCCTATAACAGATATGATAAAATCACTGTAAGATTCGGGAACATAGTATTTAAATTCACCGGCAAAAGGTCCTGTACCAATCAGCCCACCATTTGTAATGGCATCTCTCGAACGTTGACTCTGAAAATCGTCGGAACTTGTCAATCTTGAAATTTGGTAGGTCTGGAGAAGATTATCCTTAAAGATAAAAAGAACAGAGACGATAATCAAGGTAAAAATAATGAAGAACAACATA
Proteins encoded in this region:
- a CDS encoding FtsW/RodA/SpoVE family cell cycle protein; protein product: MVIKRNFIFYLIILGITLFVGVLFIYSSLFAISDIKEINPDQKFQTYIIALILGFLGAIIAFMFSDMFTKNKHIMIALFVFLNLILIIVLFTQPIAGVKRWMNIGPFQFQPSELAKLIIPAFLAFYYTQILNKKNLLINVIFPLLVCGFSIFLIFLEPDLSSSLIITMLTLITMFLGIRDKKVMLFFIIFTLIIVSVLFIFKDNLLQTYQISRLTSSDDFQSQRSRDAITNGGLIGTGPFAGEFKYYVPESYSDFIISVIGEEWGKLGIVMVLTLFFFLSHELVYLAYLTKDHGTFIFCGATASWIFIQVVINTLVGLGVPWMPVTGVTLPMVSYGNSSMIVTLTSIGWGLGLIYHNSELTSTDGEE
- a CDS encoding UDP-N-acetylglucosamine--N-acetylmuramyl-(pentapeptide) pyrophosphoryl-undecaprenol N-acetylglucosamine transferase, with product MGKNKELKVVFSGGGTGGHYYPALSVLKYLNKYYNKLEVIYFTTKGRIEEKKLPTDFPKAKLIPLNTKGLERPLYNFKNINRAFEVLKDTHKVEKIIKEFKPVFGFLTGGYVTVPVGLALKKQNIPFYLHEQNSTLGISNKVLSRWAKKVFVSYEQTKTNDKFILTGNPVRTPENEIPRSYLLNFGINDLNKRCILVFGGSLGSNEIDELMLKVYEKEKINNYIHITKNPEKFKQFPNVFTFEYLENLYELMAISDGVISRAGATTLAEIQFYDLSAILIPWKGAAENHQLKNALSLQKKGKVAVFDEENVEIDRLINFLNCIQPKNEEYIYTPKINRATESIVNNILWAGCGAEGR